In Deltaproteobacteria bacterium, one DNA window encodes the following:
- a CDS encoding succinate dehydrogenase iron-sulfur subunit, whose amino-acid sequence MMQTFKIFRYNPDEDKNPYYKTYQVDVQEGMTVLDVLNEIKWKLDGSLTFRRSCRHGICGSCAMTINGLNRLACETQVKALGGGTVEVEPLRHYPVIKDLAVDMEDFYKKYEAVKPYFIAGTSPTDKERYQSIEDRKKIDGSYECILCGACTSSCPSYWANPNFLGPAALLAAYRFVFDSRDEGMGERLPILNSRHGLWRCHTIFNCTICPKSLNPTWAIGELKKKVISEKY is encoded by the coding sequence ATGATGCAGACCTTTAAAATTTTCCGGTACAACCCTGATGAGGACAAAAATCCTTATTATAAAACCTACCAGGTTGACGTGCAGGAAGGGATGACCGTCCTGGATGTTTTGAACGAGATCAAATGGAAGCTGGACGGCAGCCTAACCTTTCGCCGCTCCTGTCGGCACGGGATCTGCGGCTCCTGCGCCATGACGATCAACGGGTTAAACCGCCTGGCCTGTGAGACGCAGGTAAAAGCTCTCGGGGGGGGGACCGTAGAAGTGGAGCCCCTGAGGCACTATCCGGTGATTAAAGACCTGGCCGTGGATATGGAGGATTTCTACAAGAAATATGAAGCGGTCAAGCCCTATTTTATCGCCGGTACGTCCCCCACGGATAAAGAACGCTACCAGAGCATCGAAGATCGGAAGAAGATTGATGGCTCTTACGAGTGCATTCTCTGTGGAGCCTGCACCTCGTCGTGCCCCTCCTACTGGGCAAATCCGAACTTTTTGGGGCCGGCCGCCCTGCTGGCAGCCTACCGGTTTGTTTTTGATTCCCGGGATGAAGGGATGGGGGAGCGCTTGCCGATTCTGAACAGCCGCCATGGGCTCTGGCGCTGCCATACCATATTCAATTGTACCATCTGTCCCAAGTCCCTGAACCCCACATGGGCCATCGGCGAGCTGAAGAAAAAAGTCATCAGCGAAAAATATTAA
- the sdhA gene encoding succinate dehydrogenase flavoprotein subunit, translated as MVHEHDVVIVGAGIAGLYAALEASRSVDTAVLSKVFPTRSHSISAQGGTAAPLGNMEEDSWEWHLYDTVRGGDYLGDQDAQEILVREAVEVAYELEHMGCPFSRTGEGKIAQREFGGHYSNLGKGPVRRACYAADRTGHAMLHTLYEQCVKKDVRFYTEYFVLALLMENNVCSGVVAWDMRKGGLHIFHAKAVMFATGGYARAWKVNTNALSNTGDGMSIVLQAGLPLEDMEFVQFHPTGLYPSGVLVTEGARGEGGYLVNHEGKRFLEKYAPAKMELSPRDVVSRSIQTEINEGRGIGGKGYVHLDLRHLGRQAIMEKLPQIHELILKFSGIDAVTDFVPILPTSHYAMGGIPTDVNGRVVMDAKNTPVTGFYAAGEGACVSVHGANRLGCNSTMDCAVYGRRTGRAMARFIGEGAEKNTLPKDALERGRTKVEGLLAAKGKESPAAIRDELQQTMMVNCGVFREEKLLKKQLEIIKSLQGRYKEVEVGYKGQRFNTELLDVIELGNMLDFVETIVVGGLARTESRGAHYRTDFPKRDDGSWMKHTLAWKTDSGIKLDYKPVVVTRFQPQERKF; from the coding sequence ATGGTCCATGAACATGATGTAGTGATCGTTGGCGCGGGCATTGCCGGCCTCTACGCCGCTTTAGAAGCCAGCCGCTCTGTAGATACGGCGGTTCTATCCAAGGTTTTTCCAACCCGCTCTCATTCTATCTCTGCTCAGGGGGGAACGGCAGCTCCTCTGGGAAACATGGAAGAAGATAGTTGGGAATGGCACCTTTATGACACGGTGAGGGGGGGGGACTATCTCGGCGATCAGGATGCCCAGGAAATTTTAGTCCGGGAAGCCGTAGAAGTGGCTTATGAGCTGGAACATATGGGCTGTCCTTTTAGTCGAACCGGCGAAGGAAAGATTGCCCAACGGGAATTCGGTGGGCATTACAGCAATCTCGGCAAAGGGCCTGTCCGCAGAGCTTGCTATGCAGCGGACCGCACCGGCCATGCCATGCTCCATACCCTCTATGAACAATGCGTGAAGAAGGATGTGCGTTTCTATACGGAGTACTTTGTCCTCGCCCTCCTGATGGAAAATAATGTATGCTCCGGTGTGGTGGCCTGGGATATGCGGAAGGGGGGGTTGCACATCTTTCACGCCAAGGCTGTAATGTTTGCCACTGGGGGGTATGCCCGGGCCTGGAAAGTGAACACCAACGCTCTCTCCAATACCGGAGACGGGATGTCTATCGTCTTGCAGGCGGGCCTTCCGCTGGAGGATATGGAGTTTGTCCAGTTCCACCCCACCGGGCTTTATCCTTCCGGAGTTCTGGTCACGGAGGGAGCTCGGGGAGAAGGGGGATACCTGGTCAATCATGAAGGCAAGCGCTTCCTGGAGAAATATGCCCCAGCGAAAATGGAGCTTTCTCCCCGGGATGTAGTCTCCCGGTCGATTCAGACGGAGATCAATGAAGGGCGGGGAATCGGGGGAAAAGGGTACGTCCACCTGGACCTGCGGCACCTGGGACGGCAGGCCATCATGGAGAAACTTCCCCAGATTCATGAGCTCATTCTGAAATTCTCCGGCATTGACGCCGTAACCGATTTTGTCCCCATCCTTCCCACTTCCCATTACGCCATGGGTGGGATCCCGACAGACGTGAATGGGCGCGTGGTGATGGACGCCAAGAATACGCCGGTAACTGGTTTCTACGCGGCCGGGGAAGGTGCTTGTGTTTCGGTCCACGGGGCAAATCGCCTGGGCTGTAACTCCACCATGGACTGTGCGGTTTATGGAAGAAGGACTGGCCGGGCCATGGCTAGGTTCATCGGCGAGGGGGCGGAGAAAAACACTCTTCCTAAGGACGCCCTGGAAAGAGGAAGGACCAAAGTGGAAGGCTTGCTGGCAGCGAAGGGGAAAGAAAGCCCGGCAGCCATCCGGGACGAACTGCAGCAGACCATGATGGTCAATTGCGGGGTTTTCCGCGAGGAGAAACTTTTGAAGAAGCAGCTGGAGATCATTAAATCCCTGCAGGGACGATATAAAGAAGTCGAGGTGGGTTACAAAGGGCAAAGGTTCAATACCGAGCTTCTCGATGTTATCGAACTCGGCAACATGCTCGACTTCGTCGAAACTATTGTTGTCGGTGGACTGGCCCGGACCGAGAGTCGGGGAGCCCATTATCGGACGGACTTCCCCAAACGGGATGATGGCAGCTGGATGAAGCATACCCTCGCCTGGAAGACAGACTCCGGAATAAAGCTGGATTATAAACCGGTGGTGGTGACTCGCTTCCAGCCGCAGGAAAGAAAATTCTAA
- the sdhC gene encoding succinate dehydrogenase, cytochrome b556 subunit gives MRYRWQTGATAWLIHRITGAAVGIYLLLHILGQFGMKYGGLEGLRDFLNAKPVVIILLAFLIYHALNGVRELIVDFGNGALYHKKLFWVMMVIGVVVYVATLTAL, from the coding sequence ATGCGTTATCGTTGGCAAACAGGAGCTACAGCCTGGCTTATCCACCGCATCACCGGTGCAGCTGTGGGCATTTACCTCCTGCTCCACATTCTGGGCCAATTCGGCATGAAGTATGGCGGATTAGAAGGATTGAGAGACTTTCTAAACGCCAAACCGGTGGTAATCATCCTTCTGGCATTTTTGATCTACCATGCGCTCAATGGAGTGCGGGAACTGATCGTGGATTTCGGCAACGGAGCCCTCTACCACAAGAAGCTTTTCTGGGTGATGATGGTGATCGGGGTGGTGGTCTACGTGGCCACCCTAACGGCTCTATAA
- a CDS encoding Fe-S-containing hydro-lyase — MSQPIRLKTPLADADVEKLQAGDKVLLTGVIYTGRDAAHKRLFDLLKEGKPLPVDLKGQIIYYVGPAPAKPGQAIGSAGPTTSGRMDAYSPKLMEIGLKGMIGKGMRKKEVVEAMKKYKAVYFAATGGAGALLAKAIKKAQVVAYEDLGPEAINRLEVVDFPVIVVNDTQGNDLYQQGMQQYAR, encoded by the coding sequence ATGAGCCAACCGATTCGACTGAAAACTCCCCTGGCCGACGCGGATGTAGAAAAATTGCAAGCCGGAGATAAGGTCCTGCTCACTGGGGTGATCTATACGGGAAGAGACGCCGCCCACAAACGGTTGTTCGATCTCCTGAAGGAAGGGAAACCCCTTCCCGTCGACCTGAAAGGGCAGATCATCTATTACGTAGGGCCAGCACCCGCGAAGCCCGGACAGGCCATTGGTTCGGCCGGCCCGACGACCAGCGGGCGTATGGATGCCTATTCGCCCAAGCTGATGGAAATCGGTCTGAAAGGGATGATCGGAAAAGGCATGCGCAAAAAAGAGGTCGTGGAAGCCATGAAAAAATACAAAGCGGTCTATTTTGCGGCTACCGGGGGCGCGGGAGCGCTTTTAGCCAAGGCTATCAAAAAAGCCCAAGTGGTGGCTTACGAAGACCTCGGCCCGGAGGCCATTAACCGGCTGGAAGTCGTGGATTTTCCGGTGATCGTAGTCAATGATACCCAAGGAAACGACCTGTACCAGCAGGGCATGCAGCAATACGCCCGTTGA
- a CDS encoding fumarate hydratase, translated as MREINAKQITEVVRKLCIDSNLYLGEDVLKALDEGEKKEESPVGKEVFQQLKENARIAREEQVPICQDTGLAVLFVELGQEVHIVGGDFNAAINEGVRQGYKDGYLRKSSCHPFARTNTKDNTPAIIHLEMVPGEKIKITVAPKGGGSENMSMVNMLSPSDGIEGVKNRVVEWVKQAGSNPCPPIVVGVGVGGTFEECALTAKKALLRPLGQKNPDPQLAAMEEELLTRVNNLGIGPQGLGGRITALAVHVEMIPCHIASFPMAVNINCHAHRHKEAVI; from the coding sequence ATGAGAGAGATCAATGCCAAGCAGATTACCGAAGTGGTGAGGAAACTCTGCATAGATTCCAACCTCTACCTGGGAGAAGATGTTCTGAAGGCGCTGGACGAGGGGGAAAAGAAAGAAGAGTCCCCCGTGGGGAAAGAGGTCTTCCAGCAGCTCAAGGAAAATGCGCGCATCGCCCGCGAAGAACAGGTGCCCATCTGTCAGGATACCGGCCTGGCCGTCCTCTTCGTAGAACTCGGCCAGGAGGTCCACATCGTCGGGGGCGACTTCAATGCGGCAATAAATGAAGGAGTGAGACAGGGGTATAAAGACGGGTATCTTCGAAAATCCTCCTGTCATCCCTTCGCCCGGACCAACACCAAGGATAACACTCCGGCCATCATCCACCTGGAAATGGTTCCCGGGGAAAAGATCAAGATCACCGTGGCTCCCAAAGGGGGAGGGAGCGAGAACATGTCCATGGTGAACATGCTCAGCCCCTCGGATGGAATCGAGGGGGTCAAGAACCGGGTGGTCGAGTGGGTCAAACAGGCCGGCTCCAACCCTTGCCCTCCAATCGTCGTGGGAGTGGGCGTGGGGGGAACCTTTGAAGAATGCGCCCTCACCGCTAAAAAAGCCCTTCTCCGGCCTCTGGGGCAGAAGAACCCGGACCCGCAGTTAGCGGCGATGGAAGAAGAGCTTCTGACCCGGGTCAATAACCTGGGTATCGGGCCCCAGGGCCTGGGCGGAAGGATTACCGCCCTGGCGGTACACGTGGAGATGATCCCCTGCCACATCGCCAGCTTCCCCATGGCCGTAAACATTAACTGCCACGCCCACCGGCATAAAGAAGCCGTAATTTGA
- a CDS encoding NADP-dependent malic enzyme, with amino-acid sequence MLTKEQLLEKSKKPSADALKMHPFYKGKLASALKCAVRTFDDFAIWYTPGVAAACRDIEAHPEKVFEHTNKANMVAVVSDGTRVLGLGDIGPEAAIPVMEGKAILFKYLGGVDAWPICLDTKDPDEIIKTVKLISPCFGGINLEDFSQPKCFYILDTLRKESKIPVWHDDQQGTAAVTLAGLINALKIVGKKIDKAHITQIGSGAANIATARILVAAGVDPAKMIMVDSKGTLHKGRTELQKDFKEKWHFCQITNAEQRKGGIAEAMEGADAVIALAKPGPDVIKKEWIKKMAKDSIVFACANPIPEIYPWEAKEAGAKVVATGRSDFPNQVNNSLCFPAIFRGTLDVMATTITDEMCIESARELARCAEDKGLKEDYLLPTMDEWEVFPRQAVAVALKAIEQKVARIKLSKEQLYQKASDTIRRARMETQVLMEKGIIPAYKE; translated from the coding sequence ATGCTGACCAAAGAACAACTGTTGGAAAAATCCAAGAAACCCTCGGCCGACGCATTGAAGATGCATCCCTTTTATAAGGGAAAACTCGCGTCAGCCTTGAAATGTGCGGTGCGCACCTTCGACGATTTTGCCATCTGGTACACCCCGGGTGTGGCAGCAGCCTGCCGGGACATCGAGGCTCATCCGGAGAAGGTCTTCGAGCATACCAATAAAGCCAACATGGTGGCGGTAGTTTCCGATGGAACGCGGGTTTTGGGATTAGGGGATATCGGTCCGGAAGCGGCCATTCCCGTCATGGAGGGGAAGGCCATCCTGTTCAAATACCTCGGCGGAGTCGATGCCTGGCCCATCTGCCTGGATACCAAAGACCCCGATGAGATCATTAAAACCGTAAAGTTGATCTCTCCTTGCTTTGGGGGAATTAACCTGGAGGATTTTTCCCAGCCCAAGTGCTTCTACATCCTGGACACTTTGCGCAAGGAATCTAAGATTCCGGTCTGGCACGATGACCAGCAGGGAACGGCCGCTGTAACCTTGGCCGGATTGATCAACGCCTTGAAGATCGTTGGCAAGAAAATAGATAAAGCGCACATTACCCAGATTGGTTCGGGAGCAGCGAACATCGCCACCGCCCGAATCCTGGTGGCAGCCGGAGTGGACCCGGCTAAAATGATCATGGTCGACTCCAAAGGAACGCTGCACAAGGGCCGGACGGAACTGCAGAAGGATTTCAAGGAAAAGTGGCACTTCTGCCAGATCACCAATGCTGAGCAGAGGAAGGGAGGAATTGCGGAAGCCATGGAAGGGGCAGATGCTGTCATCGCCCTGGCCAAGCCCGGCCCGGATGTAATCAAGAAGGAGTGGATCAAAAAGATGGCCAAAGATTCCATTGTCTTTGCTTGCGCCAACCCCATCCCCGAGATCTACCCGTGGGAAGCCAAGGAAGCAGGGGCTAAAGTGGTTGCCACTGGCCGTTCTGATTTCCCCAACCAGGTGAACAATTCCCTGTGCTTCCCGGCCATTTTCCGGGGCACCCTGGACGTCATGGCTACGACCATCACTGATGAGATGTGCATCGAGTCAGCCCGGGAACTCGCCCGGTGCGCCGAAGACAAAGGTCTCAAGGAAGATTATTTGCTCCCCACCATGGATGAGTGGGAAGTCTTCCCCCGACAGGCCGTGGCCGTGGCGCTCAAGGCCATCGAGCAGAAAGTGGCCCGGATCAAATTGAGCAAAGAGCAGCTCTACCAGAAGGCCTCGGACACGATCCGCCGGGCCCGAATGGAGACCCAGGTCCTGATGGAGAAGGGGATCATTCCCGCGTATAAAGAATAA